One Malus sylvestris chromosome 14, drMalSylv7.2, whole genome shotgun sequence DNA segment encodes these proteins:
- the LOC126601023 gene encoding uncharacterized protein LOC126601023 produces the protein MAEKTQQAYPSAPENHGYQRSDAESLLSADELKRKKRIKLAIYVAIFVVFQIIVITVISLTVMKVKTPKVRLGNINVQELTSVPATPSFDTKFTTQIRVKNTNWGPYKFDASTVTFLYQGAVIGQVVTPKSKAGMLSTKKMNVEVSLNSSALSSSNFGSELSSGVLTINSTARLTGKVELMLIMKKKKASTMDCTIVFDLSSKMLKSLQCK, from the coding sequence ATGGCTGAGAAGACCCAACAGGCTTATCCTTCAGCCCCAGAAAACCATGGCTACCAAAGAAGTGATGCAGAGTCTTTGCTATCCGCTGATGAGCTGAAACGCAAGAAGAGAATCAAATTGGCCATTTATGTTGCTATTTTCGTTGTGTTTCAGATCATTGTCATAACTGTGATTAGTCTCACAGTTATGAAAGTTAAGACCCCCAAGGTCAGGCTAGGCAACATCAACGTCCAAGAGCTCACCTCTGTCCCAGCAACGCCTTCATTTGACACAAAATTCACAACGCAAATCAGGGTCAAGAACACAAACTGGGGTCCTTACAAGTTTGATGCTAGCACTGTCACGTTTCTGTACCAAGGCGCAGTTATCGGACAAGTTGTTACTCCAAAGAGCAAGGCAGGAATGCTTTCCACCAAAAAAATGAACGTTGAGGTGAGCTTGAACTCAAGTGCATTAAGCAGTTCCAATTTTGGGAGCGAATTGAGCAGCGGAGTGTTGACTATCAACAGCACGGCTAGATTGACCGGAAAGGTTGAATTGATGCTtataatgaagaagaagaaggcttcCACCATGGACTGCACCATTGTATTCGATCTGTCGTCCAAGATGCTCAAAAGTTTGCAGTGCAAATGA